Within the Papaver somniferum cultivar HN1 unplaced genomic scaffold, ASM357369v1 unplaced-scaffold_132, whole genome shotgun sequence genome, the region ACTTCACCATCCATGCCTCCATTTTCTGACAAACTAGTAGCAACCTTGGAGTCGGGGCAGATCAGAATATCGCACCGAGGTTGGATACAGCCTTGAGCCACGATGTACCTATCACGCATTAAGATTCAAGATTCAATTAAACTCGTCAAGTAAGAACTAAACCAGAGCAAAAACCTACTGAACCCAAGAAAAATTGAATGAATACGTACTTGATCTTCTCATGGATCCTCCAGAAGTTGCATTTGAGATTTTCCCAAGCAGCCTCCTTTTTTATATTAAATTCAGCAGTTTGAAGCAGATCTATTAGAGGTCCAATAATATCATCCGCTTATAACCGACTACAAAAATTCTGAAATGAAAGCATATCCTGTTAGAGCAATTGTCAGAAATTGAAGGAAGGACAAATACAACAGTTCTAATTAGAATCCACCTTAAAAACATAATAAACACTACCTGAATCTGGTCCTTGTTTCAGGCAGTAATGTTTGAGACAGTACATCAAGCTTATTTCACAGAAGGCTTGCATTCAAACAAACTTTTATTTCCGGCAGTAATGTTTGAGATAGTCCAACAAGCTTCTTTCTTGATGCTTTTAATGGTACTGAATCAACAAGTTCATGAGGTAGGAAAGTGCTTGAAGTTCAAAGATACACTAGATAGAGGACAGAAAAAAAACATAAGCCAACATAAACAAAAACCATTTACATATAACAGTTCATCACATTCCATAAGGATTGATATATACCTGGGTGTGACGATCATCtccagtaacaatatttccaaCCGTGCATAGGGGATGATTGAGTACAGTAGGAGATGGGTGACTACAAAAGaaaatttctttcaaattatatacCATGTGTACATATGGCGGAGTCTAGAAACATAATACAATAAAGTGATACTGCAGTAGGCACCAACTTCAATAACAACTTGAATTTTGTCATTTCTACCGTCAGACAGATAGGAAAGGGCCTAGCAGGCATCTGTAAGTACTTCTTCATCAGTGAAATTGATAAGACGCTCAAGAGCAGGGAGTGCAGGCTTTGTCTGCACAAGGAATTCACCAACAAAGAAAATTGATATCTATTAGGGATGCCAAGCAGGATACCATAAACCAACCTAATGGTAGTGATAACCGGCGACTTATACCTGTTCAAATGATGGTTGTGGCTTGCCCCAAAAAAATTTAGACAGTCCAGTTGGAATTTCTCAGCGTAGAAAGTTTGGCATGCTCATTTGATTTAATTAACAAAGTAATCAAGGCCCCATGGCCAAGAACAAGATTTCGACACTTAGGTGAAGCACCGTCAACATTCTCAAATGCCTACACAGcctatattataaaaaaaaaaacaagtaagtGTTAGTCTAAGCCCCATTTGCTTACACATGGTAAGTAAATTCACCTCATCTCATCCATTAAATTAGGCAAAGCACGCCTAGTTacacaaaaagaagaaataatattTAACAAAACTTGATTCCTTTGGTCTTAAATTTGTTATCATACTGGGGGAACTCAGAATGTGCAATAAAAATTGGGATAGGTCTGTGATCAACTAATGAATCACTTACTAATCCTCAGCCTAAACTATACATATTAACTGACAACGTATTTCTTAAGGGACAAACCAAGGGATTCATAGGTTACGCACCATGTCTAGGGAATTCAAGTAAGTGAATTCGTAGGTCACAATGTCTCCCATGAAGACAGGCTTGCTTATCATCCCTGCCTACCAAAGAGGATCAAGGTAAGTGTATCAACCAACTCCATCAATATGAAACACAAGTACCTAACAAACATAATAAGAAGCTGCATTAGTTCTGAAAAGAGTTGGCCGAGGCAAAAAACAAGCATATCacaaatcaaaacaacaatgactcTGTAGATCTTTACGGTGATGCTCCAAAAACTTATACAAGACGGTCATATATCGTAAGAAACATCATAAAACCATATCACAGAACATAATTGAATGCTAAAATGATTCAAACCTTTGGATTGTATCTTTCTTATATATAACCTAGTAGTGGTAGTCATGTAAAAGGACACATAGATTTGGTCGACAGTGCTTACAGCTCCTTCAAGTGAAGTTAAATCTTGCAAATTGTATCCTACTTTTGCATTTAGTTGAAGAcctggtatttttctgatttaaACTAAAGCAAAACAAAGATAAATTCAGTACACCAACAATActaattagaaaatataaaaagaaaaggtTGAAGATTACTTACAAATTAGTAACAAAATGAGCCAGTGCAGGTAACACCTTTCCAATTCCCTCCAAAAGGATCGCTACCATGTGGAATTCATCTTGTTAGCTGTTGTGGTGAGTTCAAGCTGGTGTAAATAACCCCAAGAGCATCAGCTGTAGATCAAAAACATACAAAATAAAGATCCTTTATTAGTTCAAAAGTAATCTATCATTGCTGCCTGGGGAAACCGACAATCCTCCAATCTAATTCAAAATCTATTCATCCAAATCTTGTAATATAGATTCTAATGAATTTATGCAATGATACCTAAAATCTGCTACACTTAACAAGAAACATCATTTGCTAATGTCTGTATAGAAATTCAGCCacttcaatctaagtagatgacACACATATATCTTCATCCATGGAGAACCTTAGAAGCTAATAAAGATGAATCCTTTTTCTGCAAATTACTTTGTGAATCATAGAATTCAgatattttgatgaaaaaaatgaaatctaAGCAACAACCCAAATCTTACAATACCAAATTGACATActtgaaaatccaaaaattagAAATTGTCATACCAAATGAACACTAAATAAATAAACAACATGACTGAATCATGGATCTGAACTTGAAGCTGAACAACATGACCAAATACAGTTATTatcaacaaatacaattgaaatcatACAAAGAACTATAATATGTTAAATTCAACATATAAACAAACAATGAATCCAAGTTCTTTCGCAAAAATTAAATCGAACAAACTAGATCTACTAAAAACAAGTCAAACtaccaatcaaaatcaaaaaatctTACAACAGACATCCAACATGATTCAATCAATTTCTCCTCCGATCTTCACGAACCCAGAAAATCAattcgtttttctttttcttcttcaatacttgtatcaattttttattcaaagttaataaaaaaattatgagcATTCCCTAGAATTTTTCAGAGATGAAGACAAAAATGAAACTGCTGCAGATTCTAGGGTTGTAAAAGAAATGcggatttattttttttggtgttaTTCAAAGTCTGAAACTTCGGAGATgagatttgggtttaggaattttGGGTATTATTAAGTTGCTGGTGGTGAGTGAATGGAGatgcagaagaagaaaatatggtgTGCTCAGGCTGATGAAGGTGGTAGATTGGTAGCTGTGGTGGTGAGTGAATGGAAAAGAGAAGATGGATTACAGGGTTGGGGTTTGGTAGTTGCAGTTTGATCTTTGTTGGAAGATATAACGAAGATGGAAGAGAGAGGCGCagaggttagactagaaagagaTAAAGATAGATAAAGTTTGGGGGACAGAATTTCCGTGCTATAGAAACTATGTACTCTCACAGTGGTTCTTAAAACTCTATATTTTTACAAAAATGCCCCTTAAAAAAACTGTTGTGCCTGAGACAAGTTTTTATAAAACAACTGTTGCTCACAGCATCTCTAGTTACGTCAGCCGAGTAGCAGTGGTTTTCATGAAGCCTAGGAAGTGGTTAAAaatctgttttccactagtgcatTATGATTCAATGAAAACCTTTGAATGTGCACATTTTCTATGTCACTGTTTTGGGTATTTATTAATGTAACTCTCAACAGATATTTTTGGGTTGTTATTTAATCCAATCCACCACCCATTCTATGCCATCATCACTTGGTGATGGAATTATGGAGTGGTTAGCAGAGACGATGGCAGTGGTTGATTATGGAGTTCGAGAGGAGGTTGTTGTGTTGGATTGGTGGTAACCGACGAGAAGCAGGAAATGACCCATGCTGCCAATATCATCTAAGATGAAGAAGATGTGTTTTAGCTGCTGCTCGAGTTAGAGAGAACAAAGAAGGGTGACGTTGTTAATGCTCGGTGATGGAGTGGTGCTGAGGTGATTGGTTGTTGATATTTATCGATGGTAAAAGAAGATGGTGGTTATCGAgtctgtgatgatgatgatgacttatGGAGTTATTGAAACAGGAAAATTTAGGGAAGGATTGTTGTCTGCACAGTTGATGGAGAAGAACTTGCCATTGTTTGAGCCGGGCAGTGGTTGGACTTGGTTATTTATTAACAAGGTTTACAAAAAACTAATATGCATATCTAATATTCTTTGAAATAATGCTATCATCTCATCTTTACAGATTCGAATATAACAATGAAAGGTAAAGAAAATATGTTTATACCCGCCATGTATAacatctaaaataaaaaaaaatcctaaacatGTATGGGGACGAGGCGAGAGAAGCCGAAccacattataataaaaaatcctaaaaaaaagGGCGAGGGGAAGTCGAGCCATATCAAATAGAAAGTGTATCATGACGGGGCGGGGCAGGGCGGGGTGAAGCCcgcgacaccaaatcaaaaatgcacgaCGAGGTGAGGCAAGGCCACATCttgccaaatcaaaaatatgattaaaagaaaataaatactaAGAGACAAGGCAAGGCGAAGCCAAgcaacaccaaataaaaaatcataaccaTAAATGGAGCAAGACAAATCCGTTTTTGAATCTTCTCGGTGCGTAGCATGAGCACAAAATCTAGTTATTATTAATATATTACTACAACCTAATAAAAACAGTTTATTTCCAAGGTTTCATGAATCTAGCGATGAAATTAACCTAGCCTTTAATATACCAAATCTTATCGTGTTACTGTAGGTAGGACATACTTTTAGGCAACATATCGGAGCATTATATCAGTACCATATCTTTTGTTAAATGCCACCCTTGCATTATCATGCCATAATTAATTATAATTATCTTTCACTGAATTAAGACATTTTACTGAATTTGCCAGCACCCAACCTTGAATTGTTTGAGGTTATAATGGCCAAGGATCAAACCACATTTATTGTAAATGGATTCCGAATTATTGTACCTCGTATCAGGATATTATATGTAACATGGATTCACCCTCTCCAAGGATCAAATATCAAGTTACCTACAATTAGATGGAGATTGCACAAAAACCATGAGAAGCAGTGGCGGTAGTATTAGTTCGAGCAATGATGAATCTCAGAAACAACTGGCTTCTCTTCCCAAAGGCGATGGTTGGGGATTAGATGATAACCTCTGCCTGTATCAAGATTTCTGGGTCTACTCTCCACAACTAAAGGGTGTAGCTTAATTTCAAAGAGACTTCGAGGAGGTTGATTCCGATATACTACTATCCACATTACCAAAATCAGGTACCATATGGTTGAAATCCATGGCGTTTGCCATAGTTAACCGCGCTCGATATCCAGTTTCTTCTGCAGAACATCCATTGCTTACTTCTAATCCTCATCATCTTGTCCATAACATCGAGTATTATCAGTCTTTTGGTACTTACAATTCTCTGTCGGATTTTGTTAGCACTCAATATTCTGCTGATACCAGCAGGCTTTTGGCTACTTACATGCCATACCATTCATTGCCCGAGTCACTCAAAAGCCGCACTAGCAGTTCTAAGATTGTGTATTTGTGTAGAAATCCAAAAGACAACTTCATATCACTATGGAACTATTTAAACAAAAGAGGACCCAACATtgcaaacccatttccaatcgaAAAGGCGTTTGAGCTGTTCTGTAATGGCATTTCATTATTTGGTCCAGTTTGGGACAATGTCCTTGGGTACTGGAAAGCAAGCTTGGaaaaccccgaaaaagtgttgtTTTTGAagtatgaagatttgaagaaagaaCCCAAGTCTCATTTGAAGAAATTGGCCGAGTTCTTAGGCTTTCCATTTTCGGTTGAGGAAGAGAAAGGACAGGTTATTGAAGATATATTGAAGTTATCAAGTTTTGAATTCATGAAGAGTTTGTTAGTGAATAAAGAAGGATCTGTTAATGGacttggttttgaaaacaaaatatttttcagGAAGGGTGAAGTTGGGgactggaagaatcaattgacatcTTCAATGGTTGAACGAATCGACGGCCTTTTTGAAGAGAAGTTGCGTGGTTTCGGATTGGTGTTCGAAAGCTAATCAGTTGAACTGCGTCTCAATGGGTATAATAAGTTTGATGTGCAAGAGTGGGATGCATTTTCCGGACCAGTTAACTATATGACCCACTCTTTTTTccttgttgttttattttagttGATGCAATTGTTTCGTGTAGTTTAGGTAAGGTTTGTAATTTGTTCTATCAAACTGCTAATCCATGGTATCATGCAATGATATGTTCAATACTGAAAACTGGAATGTGCAGTTAGATCTGCCATTAGTTTGTGGATTTGGTGTTTCTTTCATGAGTTCTGGATGTTAAGTGGCCTCAAAATGTGACTCATGGTATAAAAGTTGCCTCGTTCAAAATCTGCAGTGTATCCAAACTTTGCCGCTTTGAGTCATATTCTGCCTAGACCAACTCATAGTAGTAAGCAGATGGGGTTCTTACATTGAATTCCTTCTGATGTGCCATCTGAGAAGCAACACTGTCTTCAAAAAAGTACAGAGAAGCTACCTTCATCACAGCTGGTATAATGGCACAGCAAACATGTACACCGGTGGAACTTCTCCCATATCCTGTCGCTTCAATAAACACCCCGGTATTTCATATTTTGTTTTTAATGCTTTAGAATACGAGATCGCCTGTTGTTGCAAATGTTAAGAGACAGTTGTTCTCTAAGGTTTCGTGCAAATGTTATCTGACATTAATGCGCAATATCGCATCATAATTAGAGAAGATATCTGGAGGACGGCAGAGACATTGAGGGATACTGTACGAAATCAAGTTTAAATGCACTGGATCGTGTCATAATATTAGAAATCTTATTAGCAGACCGAGATCAAGAACCATTTCTGTGACAGTCTAGATAAAGCAGTACTTTTGACTGCAAAAATTCATGCCAAGGAATACATGAGCGCTGCTGCTCTATAAAGAAACAATGTTATGATTGCACAGTATGCGTCCTACTCACCCAGCATGTATCAACTGTGCAACAATATTGAGACACAAAAGGGAGTAATTTTGTATCGAAATTTAACCAGACGGTTAATTACTCCTCTCTTTAGACAGGGTAGACATTTGATCAAAAGGGCACGTAAAACAAGTCAATTACACAAGGAATTCCATTAAATATCAAGTGGATAGACGTCAAAGGTGTGCTAGCTTCCTAGCAACTCACATCTGCCTTCTTCATTGTTTTCGGACACAAAAATGGTGGTTAAACCATGAATTCCAAATATTCatcaggaagatgaagaaacgcAACCCCAAGGTAGTCTTTAAAGCACACTTGACAAAAAACAAATTCATCACAAACACTTGCAAactattagagcaagtcttatgatggaagagttccatcttccacgccacctcagcatttggaaccgtggacggaagtgcaagtgtagtggtggaatagtgaaaacgctattcttaatagcgctaaaaaaacgctattaagaatagcgttttttcctcaaccgttagatttcaacaactcatcctaaatctacggacaaaaaaaaaacgttattcttaatagcgttttcttAGCGCTACTAAGAATAACGTTTAATGTTATTCTTATTGGCATTcaaatggattccacgaacccttccacgaacggtggaaccttgcttggattttctgtggaaaaccccaacttggaagccattaaacttgacattccatgatttttccacacttggaataggttggattccacataagacttgctcttagtcCAAGTTAGAAAACATGGACAAACGACACTCACAACACTAGTCAAATTATATGTTAATTAGGgactccaaaatagtgtttcttcaTTAGGCGTATCAATAACTAAGCCTTGACAAAATGAAATTACATGAACTCCCACAggcaaataaaatcaaaattatataAGGATAAGAGCTGTAGCATCCAAAACACCATTTTGATCTTCTTTATTGAACTGCATTCTCTCCCCTCTCTTCCTTGACTTCAATCTACTTCAAGTGCTTCACTCACCTTTGCTTTGATGGTTGGTTTCTCATTCTGACTGGAGGCAAGAATATCGCTTATTCTGCTTAGACTTGGCTACATTCTGTTTACGCATTTCTCTGTCCCCCTTGGAGCTGAAACTTGTCACAGATACTTGTTAAGAACACTTAACACCAATTACCACTCACAAACTTTACAACAAGATCATTAAAAAAGTTAGAAATTCTGCTTTTCTGGTTTTGATCAAGTCCTTGCACCAAGAACTGACAAATGATGAAAACTGGTATATACAGAGACCACATTCAGGTTCAAGTCAACTAGTCATAATGGGTAATTAAGGACCTCTAGTTGTATCGAACAACTTGAGAGAAACTAAATGTGGAAATGACCATAAAGAGGTTGTGATGGAATATTATTATGATATTTCAACATTCAAccattggaagaaaaaaattgaacttGCATAACATAAGTTACTATGTAGAAAGCAGAATCAGTAATAGAAGCACTGTTGAATTCAGTGCTGCAGTTTATCAAAAAATTGTGAAGCACAAGATAAAAGACGTCACATTTTCTATAATCAAGAAAGAGTGATGTTGTTTTCAACCTACCTCTGGAATATGTGCACTatatggcttaatcatttatgtGTTGCTATAATAAAATTAAACCAAAACGCCACCGATACTCTATCTCATTGCTCTTCTAGAACTTGTAAACTTTTTAGTTAGGTAGATGTTCTTAGTGACGCACTACTCACTCATAACAAGAGTTTGCCCTCTCACCTCCTGGACACCTACCATCAACTAACAGGATTGGTGTAAAAACT harbors:
- the LOC113332937 gene encoding cytosolic sulfotransferase 6-like translates to MAFAIVNRARYPVSSAEHPLLTSNPHHLVHNIEYYQSFGTYNSLSDFVSTQYSADTSRLLATYMPYHSLPESLKSRTSSSKIVYLCRNPKDNFISLWNYLNKRGPNIANPFPIEKAFELFCNGISLFGPVWDNVLGYWKASLENPEKVLFLKYEDLKKEPKSHLKKLAEFLGFPFSVEEEKGQVIEDILKLSSFEFMKSLLVNKEGSVNGLGFENKIFFRKGEVGDWKNQLTSSMVERIDGLFEEKLRGFGLVFES